CGGTTATGTTTCAAAGCATTGCGAGATCCTGGCTTGGAGAGCAGATTCGTAATACCCCGGTCGTATGGCAAGTATCCAAATTGTAACGATTGAAGATTAAGACAGCCTTGACATTGAACGGCAGAGTTCAAAGGACAGGGCTGTCTTTTTATATACATACTTAACAGCAACATCTCGATTCCGCCTTAGGGATTTATCACGAATGTGATGATAAGCAGCATATAATGCACGTAAATATGGTTCTTGACCTTCACTTAGTTTATAGGAGGAGATAAGGGATGAATCTATACGGGTATCGTGAGCTTGAACAAGATCTTGATCACATAAAAAGCCTAAGAACGCCGATGAGTGAGCTGGGGACGATGGGATGCAGTGTGCTTGGAAGAAAGATTCCATACATTAGAATTGGAAAGGGGCCAATTCAGCTGCACGTCAATGCAGGTATGCATGCGAATGAGTGGCTGAACGTTCCTTGTCTGATGTATTTTGTCAAAAGCTACATGGCCGCTCTGGAAGAACAACAGGATTGGCAGGGCTGCTTATCCGATGGATGGGCTGAACAAGTGACCTTATGGGTGGTGCCAATGCTCAATCCTGATGGCATAGAATTGGTTCTAAACGGAGCGAATGCTCATCCCTTCTCTACAGAACTCCTCGAAATGAATGGCGGCAATCCTGACTTCTCGGGCTGGAAGGCGAACATTCGAGGCATTGATCTTAACGACCAATTTCCTGCTCATTTTTACGAAGAAGCGAAACGCCGTTCTGTGACTTGCCCTGGACCAAGAGATTATGGAGGAGAACATCCCCTGACTGAACCCGAGTCCAGAGCCTTGGCAGAATGGACGATGGATAAGAAATTCGACATGATCATCGCACTGCATAGTCAAGGGGAAGAAATATACTGGAACTATCGTGATTACGAGCCGGCATTCAGTGAGGCATGGGCTCAGCAGCTAGCAGCGGCAACAGGGTATGCTCCGGTTAAATTGACGGAAAGTGATGCAGGATATAAAGATTGGTTTATTCAGGAGTATGGCAGACCAGGCTTTACCGTTGAAACCGGACTCGGGACTAATCCGCTGCCAGTTCATCAATATATTCCAATTGCTGCTGAGGTCGAGCGGCTTATGGTGTCTGCCATCCGCCTGCTTCTTCGCTGAGATCTGAGTTATATGGCACACAATCTGGAGCAATTTGCATAAGGGAGGTATGGAAACCTCCCCTGAATTTACACGTATGTTATGATAGTAATAACCCGGAAGGAGTATGATCATCATGAAATGGAAGAAGCTGTTATCGCTAAAGTCTTGGTCTCATGTGTTTAAAAGGATGCCTGCTCTTCTCATGTCTTCAGAGGTTCAATTGCAGGACAAGCTTCTCTTCTTGGTTCCTGCCGCGGTATATTGGATTATGCCTGATGTGCTGCCTCTCCTCCCGATTGATGATATCGGGGTCACGATGTTCCTCATGAACTGGTTCGTTCAGAGGGCAGAACGCAAATATCCGAATGTAGTAGGCCGCAAATAGAAATGATGTATTATGAAATGGATTCAATCAGCAGATATTGCTAAATACACGCTTCTTGATTAAAATATAGGGTATTGAAATTGAGCCAATTTATAAATTGCTGACAGTTTCTATATAGATGACACTAGGAGATGAAATTATAATGAAAGCAAAAATTACTCGTAATGCCGCTAAAGTGCTTAAGCGTGAGCTTGCACTCCCTGAGAACGAAGGTAAATATGTACGCGTCCTGATCACACTCGATCATGGTGATCATGTACACTATGGGATTGATTTTGATACACCGAAAGAGAATGATGAGGTTGTATCTACAGACAAAGAAATCGACCTGGTGCTTGAAACAGGCAAGCCGATGCTGGACGGCATCAAAGTGGATTATCTGTACTTCCCTAAAGAAGGTTTTGTTATTACAAATCCTGCGCAAGGGAATCATTTCCACGACTAATTGTTAAGAAGCCGAATGATGTTTTTCTTGTGAGAAGGGGAGTACATGGCTAACGATATTCGAGTATGTGATAAATGTAAGCATGTCAAATTAAAGTCTTTGGTGCCTAAGCTTCAGAAGATGGCCCCAGATGCTGAGATCAAGGTAGGCTGCAAATCCTATTGCGGACCCTGCGGCAAAAGAGCTTTTGTATTCGTTAATGGACGTTACATCAGTGCACCGACAGAGGAAGAAGTGCTTACCAAGGCAGCTCCATTTATTAAAAATTAAGTTCTGTGCATAACGACCTTTCTTAATATCCATGCTAACAGATGTAGCAGGGACTTTGAGAGAGGAGTGTGCTTCGATATGAAACACGATCATTCCAGTCTGCAATCCTATACGACGGTGGCGCAAGCCTCCAACTCAGTAAAAAAACTGCATCATGCAGTTTCCCAGGCGATGTCGCATCCTACACCAGATATGCTCGAGCAAGCGAATAAGCGATTGCTGCGTGCAGAGAATGCAGTGGCGGTAGCCCGGCAGCAGCTAAACTACAGCGGTACTGAGTTTGCAGAGGAAATTCTCTCAGAAGAAAAGGAACGTCTCGCATCACTCCATGCCAGCCTGGCATCGAAGAAGCCTGAAGACAACTGACCTGCATACCAATGAA
This sequence is a window from Paenibacillus urinalis. Protein-coding genes within it:
- a CDS encoding M14 family metallopeptidase, which translates into the protein MNLYGYRELEQDLDHIKSLRTPMSELGTMGCSVLGRKIPYIRIGKGPIQLHVNAGMHANEWLNVPCLMYFVKSYMAALEEQQDWQGCLSDGWAEQVTLWVVPMLNPDGIELVLNGANAHPFSTELLEMNGGNPDFSGWKANIRGIDLNDQFPAHFYEEAKRRSVTCPGPRDYGGEHPLTEPESRALAEWTMDKKFDMIIALHSQGEEIYWNYRDYEPAFSEAWAQQLAAATGYAPVKLTESDAGYKDWFIQEYGRPGFTVETGLGTNPLPVHQYIPIAAEVERLMVSAIRLLLR
- a CDS encoding heme biosynthesis protein HemY; translated protein: MKAKITRNAAKVLKRELALPENEGKYVRVLITLDHGDHVHYGIDFDTPKENDEVVSTDKEIDLVLETGKPMLDGIKVDYLYFPKEGFVITNPAQGNHFHD
- a CDS encoding DUF1450 domain-containing protein; this encodes MANDIRVCDKCKHVKLKSLVPKLQKMAPDAEIKVGCKSYCGPCGKRAFVFVNGRYISAPTEEEVLTKAAPFIKN